One Glycine soja cultivar W05 chromosome 2, ASM419377v2, whole genome shotgun sequence genomic region harbors:
- the LOC114397104 gene encoding peroxidase 4-like, which yields MALSSSSSSTSIFALALFTLLLIGSSSAQLSENFYDSKCPKVFYAVKSVLQSALAKEPRQGASIVRLFFHDCFVNGCDGSVLLDGPSSEKTAPPNNNSLRGYEVIDAIKSKVETVCPGVVSCADIVTIAARDSVAILGGPYWKVKLGRRDSTTGFFNLASSGVLPGPGSSLSDLIKRFDDQGLSTKDMVALSGAHTIGKARCASYRGRIYNENNIDSLFAKARQKNCPKGSNGTPKDNNVAPLDFKTPNHFDNEYFKNLINKKGLLHSDQELFNGGSTDSLVRAYSNNQKAFEADFVTAMIKMGNIKPLTGSNGQIRKQCRRPN from the exons ATGGcactttcttcttcatcatcttcaacatccATATTTGCTTTAGCTTTGTTCACTCTTTTGCTTATAGGAAGTTCTTCAGCTCAACTCTCTGAGAACTTCTATGATAGTAAATGTCCCAAGGTTTTCTATGCCGTAAAATCCGTTCTTCAATCTGCTTTGGCTAAAGAACCTCGCCAGGGAGCATCTATCGTTCGCCTCTTCTTTCATGACTGCTTTGTCAAT GGTTGTGATGGATCAGTACTACTTGATGGCCCTTCCTCAGAGAAGACTGCACCTCCCAACAATAACTCTTTGAGAGGTTATGAAGTCATTGATGCCATCAAGTCTAAGGTCGAGACAGTATGCCCCGGAGTGGTGTCATGTGCTGATATTGTAACCATTGCTGCTCGTGACTCTGTTGCAATC CTTGGAGGGCCATATTGGAAGGTTAAACTTGGTAGAAGGGATTCCACGACTGGATTTTTCAACCTTGCTAGCAGTGGTGTGCTCCCAGGACCTGGTTCTTCCCTCAGCGACCTTATCAAAAGATTTGATGATCAAGGGCTCTCTACCAAGGACATGGTTGCATTATCTG GAGCACACACAATTGGAAAGGCAAGATGTGCAAGTTATAGAGGTCGCATATACAATGAAAACAACATTGACAGTTTATTTGCCAAGGCAAGGCAAAAGAACTGTCCAAAAGGTAGCAATGGAACACCAAAGGACAACAATGTAGCACCACTAGACTTCAAAACTCCTAACCATTTTGACAACGAGTACTTCAAGAACCTCATCAACAAAAAGGGTCTCCTTCATTCTGATCAAGAGCTCTTCAATGGAGGATCCACAGATTCACTAGTGAGAGCTTACAGCAACAATCAAAAGGCCTTTGAGGCTGACTTTGTCACTGCAATGATTAAGATGGGAAACATCAAACCCTTAACTGGGTCAAATGGGCAGATAAGGAAGCAATGTAGGAGGCCCAATTAG
- the LOC114397087 gene encoding biogenesis of lysosome-related organelles complex 1 subunit 1-like: protein MNEKGSVAMETEPKGLEASLEHLIDLHHHKSLVLAHHTDKAKKDAIRKAEHVSDLLVEAVNGGVQDSFINQKRIELEIRTLATTITRFMKQTDQWLAATHALNTALKEIGDFENWMKIMEYDCKSITTAIQNIHQE from the exons atgaatgaaaaagggTCCGTGGCAATGGAGACAGAGCCAAAAGGGCTAGAAGCTTCCCTAGAACATTTGATTGACCTTCACCACCACAAATCTCTTGTCCTTGCCCACCACACAG ACAAAGCCAAGAAGGACGCAATAAGGAAAGCCGAGCACGTTTCTGATTTGTTGGTTGAAGCGGTGAATGGTGGGGTCCAAGATTCCTTCATCAACCAGAAGCGAATTGAGCTCGAAATTCGAACTCTGGCTACCACCATCACGAGGTTCATGAAGCAAACTGATCAATGGCTCGCTGCCACTCATGCCCTCAACACTGCTCTCAAG GAAATTGGAGACTTTGAGAACTGGATGAAGATCATGGAATATGATTGTAAAAGTATCACCACAGCTATACAGAATATTCACCAAGAGTGA